A window of the Cytophagaceae bacterium genome harbors these coding sequences:
- a CDS encoding 2OG-Fe(II) oxygenase, whose protein sequence is MEKVFDALVDAYLVDKVGISENFLSLALSKNLRENLLELFKNKKLLEAKTGLGQEANKNDRVRSDKIFWLDRTHENQHENAFFDLMDTFVLFLNKTCYTGITGYEFHYALYEKGSFYQKHFDQFRSNSSRQYTMIFYLNENWLPGDGGELCIYKDEIPENISPDNGKCIFFKSSELEHEVLLSHKPRMSVTGWLRID, encoded by the coding sequence ATGGAAAAGGTCTTTGATGCTCTCGTGGATGCGTATTTGGTTGACAAAGTGGGTATTTCGGAGAATTTCCTGAGCCTGGCTCTTTCCAAAAATCTTAGAGAGAACTTGTTAGAACTTTTCAAGAATAAAAAACTACTGGAAGCCAAAACAGGGTTGGGGCAAGAAGCCAACAAAAATGACCGTGTGCGGTCCGACAAAATCTTTTGGCTGGATAGAACCCATGAAAATCAACACGAAAACGCTTTCTTTGACCTCATGGATACCTTTGTGCTTTTTCTCAATAAAACCTGCTACACGGGCATTACGGGCTATGAGTTTCATTATGCACTCTACGAAAAGGGAAGTTTTTACCAAAAACATTTTGACCAGTTTAGGAGCAATTCCAGCCGTCAATACACCATGATTTTTTATCTGAACGAAAACTGGCTGCCGGGTGATGGGGGAGAGCTGTGCATTTATAAAGACGAAATACCTGAAAACATCAGTCCCGACAACGGTAAATGCATTTTCTTTAAAAGTAGCGAGCTGGAACATGAAGTGTTGCTCAGCCATAAACCCAGAATGAGTGTAACGGGCTGGTTGAGGATTGATTAA
- a CDS encoding Txe/YoeB family addiction module toxin → MKYVFVDESWEDYIYWQNTDKKKLKRINELLKDISRNPFDGIGKPEPLKYKYSGFWSRRIDDEHRLIYRYENEEIHILKCRFHYD, encoded by the coding sequence ATGAAATACGTTTTTGTAGATGAATCTTGGGAAGATTATATTTATTGGCAAAATACAGATAAAAAGAAGCTTAAAAGAATTAATGAACTTTTGAAAGATATTTCAAGAAATCCTTTTGATGGAATTGGGAAACCTGAACCATTAAAATACAAATATTCTGGTTTTTGGTCAAGAAGAATTGATGATGAACATCGCTTAATTTACAGATATGAAAATGAGGAAATTCATATTTTAAAATGTCGATTTCATTATGATTAA
- a CDS encoding type II toxin-antitoxin system prevent-host-death family antitoxin → MITANISDFRKDIKSYLDKVVQNFETLIINRGKDEGIVVMSLEEYNSLMATNHELSSRKNESRLDSAIEKFKNGKSFKKDLIEA, encoded by the coding sequence ATGATAACAGCAAATATCTCTGACTTTAGAAAAGATATTAAATCATACCTTGATAAAGTAGTCCAAAACTTTGAAACTTTAATCATCAATCGAGGCAAAGACGAGGGAATTGTCGTTATGTCCTTAGAAGAATACAATTCACTAATGGCTACTAATCACGAATTATCTTCTCGAAAAAATGAAAGTAGATTAGATTCTGCTATTGAAAAATTCAAGAATGGTAAATCATTTAAAAAAGACTTAATTGAGGCTTAA
- the sucC gene encoding ADP-forming succinate--CoA ligase subunit beta produces the protein MNIHEYQGKEILSKYGVRVQQGIVASAVEEAVAGYQQIAERTNSKFAVVKSQIHAGGRGKGKIVGTEQRGVALAKSADDAKTIATNLLGNTLVTIQTGDEGKVVNKVLIAEDVYYPGASEPKEYYVSILLDRGRACNVIMASTEGGMDIEEVAEHTPEKIIKEWIDPRVGFQGFQARKVAYKLGLSGAAHKEMVAFLTALYKAYEDTDSAMFEINPVLKTSDDKILAVDAKVNLDDNALFRHPDLAALRDKAEEDPMEVEASESDLNYVKLDGNVGCMVNGAGLAMATMDIIKLKGGDPANFLDVGGGANAKTVEAGFRLILKDPNVKAIFVNIFGGIVRCDRVAAGIVEAYKTIGDIPVPIIVRLQGTNAEEGAKIINESGLKVYSAVLLKDAADLITKVLA, from the coding sequence ATGAATATTCACGAGTACCAAGGTAAAGAAATTTTATCGAAATATGGTGTAAGAGTTCAACAAGGAATCGTTGCCTCTGCGGTAGAAGAAGCCGTGGCGGGTTATCAGCAAATCGCTGAAAGGACTAATTCTAAATTTGCGGTTGTGAAGTCGCAAATCCATGCCGGTGGTAGAGGAAAAGGAAAAATAGTAGGTACCGAGCAAAGAGGTGTGGCCCTGGCCAAGTCCGCTGATGATGCCAAAACCATCGCTACCAATCTGCTAGGCAATACGCTTGTGACTATTCAGACCGGTGATGAAGGAAAAGTAGTAAATAAAGTTTTGATTGCCGAAGACGTATATTATCCGGGTGCTTCTGAGCCTAAAGAATACTATGTATCGATATTGCTTGACAGAGGCAGAGCCTGCAATGTGATCATGGCTTCGACAGAAGGCGGGATGGACATTGAGGAAGTAGCTGAGCATACACCTGAGAAAATCATTAAAGAGTGGATCGACCCGAGAGTGGGCTTCCAGGGCTTTCAGGCTCGTAAAGTAGCCTATAAACTGGGCTTGAGCGGTGCAGCTCACAAAGAGATGGTGGCATTCCTTACCGCTCTTTACAAAGCTTATGAAGACACTGACTCGGCAATGTTTGAGATCAACCCGGTTTTGAAAACTTCTGACGACAAAATATTAGCTGTAGATGCCAAAGTTAACCTTGACGACAACGCTTTGTTCCGCCATCCTGATCTTGCGGCATTGAGAGACAAAGCCGAGGAAGATCCTATGGAAGTTGAGGCCTCAGAAAGTGACCTTAACTATGTGAAGCTGGACGGAAACGTAGGTTGTATGGTAAACGGAGCCGGATTGGCAATGGCTACTATGGATATCATCAAGCTCAAAGGCGGTGACCCTGCCAACTTCCTGGATGTAGGTGGTGGTGCCAATGCCAAGACGGTAGAAGCCGGTTTCAGATTGATATTGAAAGACCCGAACGTAAAGGCTATATTTGTTAACATTTTTGGCGGTATTGTACGTTGCGATAGAGTGGCTGCCGGTATAGTAGAAGCCTACAAAACCATTGGTGACATTCCGGTGCCGATTATCGTGAGACTACAAGGTACCAATGCCGAAGAAGGAGCCAAAATTATTAACGAATCAGGCCTGAAAGTGTACTCAGCCGTATTGCTCAAAGACGCTGCCGACTTGATTACCAAGGTGTTGGCGTAA
- a CDS encoding ABC transporter ATP-binding protein: MLEAQNINKKYGSLEVLKDISLKISPSEIVSIVGASGAGKSTLLHILGTLDKADSGKVFLDKIELSGLNSKELSKVRNSKIGFIFQFHNLMAELTALENICLPAWVGKRNEKETLEKAMVLMETLNIAERKDHLPSEMSGGEQQRVAVARALINSPQYVFADEPSGNLDSKNAEELHSLFFDLRDKFGSSFVIVTHNPHLAERSDRVIELIDGRIKI; encoded by the coding sequence ATGCTCGAAGCTCAAAATATCAATAAAAAATACGGCTCATTGGAGGTTTTGAAAGACATTTCCTTAAAAATATCACCTTCCGAAATCGTTTCGATAGTTGGAGCCTCAGGGGCAGGGAAAAGCACACTTTTGCATATTTTGGGTACATTGGATAAGGCGGATTCTGGAAAAGTTTTTTTGGATAAAATAGAGTTGAGCGGTTTAAATTCAAAGGAATTGTCAAAGGTAAGAAACAGCAAAATCGGCTTTATTTTTCAGTTTCATAACCTCATGGCTGAGCTCACGGCATTGGAAAATATTTGTTTACCGGCATGGGTAGGCAAAAGAAATGAAAAAGAAACATTGGAAAAAGCCATGGTTTTGATGGAAACCCTGAATATCGCCGAAAGGAAAGACCATTTGCCCTCGGAAATGTCTGGTGGAGAACAGCAGCGGGTGGCAGTTGCCAGAGCCTTGATTAATAGCCCTCAGTATGTTTTCGCCGATGAACCCAGCGGAAATCTGGACTCCAAAAATGCGGAAGAATTGCACAGTTTATTTTTTGATTTGCGGGACAAATTCGGATCTTCGTTTGTTATCGTAACACACAATCCACATTTGGCTGAAAGGTCTGACCGGGTTATCGAACTAATTGATGGAAGAATAAAAATATGA
- a CDS encoding queuosine precursor transporter, which yields MNFTKKQILFVVLCGIFLTNAIIAEIIGGKIFSLESVFGLPPAGIKIFGSTLDFNMTAGALNWPIVFIISDIINEYFGVKGVKYISYLTAILIVYAFFVLYAASGLPPAAFWLDINKLDNQGLPLNINNAYSMILRQGMGIIVGSIVAFLIGQMVDALVFSKLRKITSNKMIWLRATGSTLVSQLIDSFVVLFIAFYVFGKWDFTQVMAVSSVNYIYKFGMAILLTPLIYVIHYIIDRYLGDAESHEMIEKATFS from the coding sequence ATGAATTTTACTAAAAAACAGATTCTTTTTGTGGTTTTGTGTGGGATTTTTCTGACCAACGCCATCATTGCCGAGATTATTGGAGGGAAAATTTTTTCACTGGAAAGCGTTTTTGGCCTCCCTCCCGCCGGAATAAAGATTTTTGGCTCTACGCTTGATTTCAATATGACTGCAGGTGCCCTTAATTGGCCCATTGTTTTTATTATTTCTGATATTATCAATGAATATTTCGGGGTAAAAGGCGTAAAATATATTTCTTACCTCACTGCTATTTTAATAGTTTATGCTTTTTTTGTACTATATGCTGCTTCGGGTCTTCCTCCTGCTGCATTTTGGTTGGATATCAATAAGTTAGACAATCAAGGACTTCCATTAAACATCAATAATGCCTATAGTATGATTTTGCGGCAAGGCATGGGAATAATCGTGGGAAGTATCGTGGCATTTTTGATTGGACAAATGGTGGACGCACTGGTATTTAGTAAGTTACGAAAAATAACTTCAAATAAGATGATTTGGCTTAGGGCAACCGGTTCTACCCTCGTTTCACAATTGATTGACAGCTTTGTGGTGCTTTTTATAGCTTTCTATGTTTTTGGAAAATGGGATTTTACCCAGGTTATGGCTGTAAGCAGTGTAAACTACATCTATAAATTTGGTATGGCTATTTTGCTCACACCTCTTATTTATGTGATTCACTACATTATTGACCGCTATCTTGGCGATGCAGAATCACACGAAATGATAGAAAAGGCTACTTTCAGTTAG
- a CDS encoding putative metal-dependent hydrolase yields MEELKYPIGKFDATKEYDYDSALAALDYLKDFPKTLRGITANMTEKQLDTAYRPEGWTARQVVHHIADSHANMYIRVKLALTEENPTIKGYNEAEWAKLMDSKLPIEDSLLIIEGLHNRLFHLLKNESPEVFEKTFYHNGYQRTYILKNVLNLYKWHSQHHLEHIKIAIKNA; encoded by the coding sequence ATGGAAGAGTTAAAATACCCAATCGGAAAATTTGATGCCACAAAAGAATATGACTATGATTCTGCTTTGGCTGCCCTTGATTATCTGAAGGACTTTCCAAAAACATTGCGTGGAATCACCGCCAATATGACTGAAAAACAGCTCGATACCGCTTATCGTCCGGAAGGATGGACGGCAAGACAAGTGGTACACCATATTGCTGATTCTCATGCCAATATGTATATCAGAGTAAAACTTGCTCTTACAGAGGAAAATCCAACTATAAAAGGGTACAATGAAGCCGAATGGGCCAAATTGATGGATTCGAAATTACCTATTGAAGATTCTCTTTTGATCATTGAAGGCTTGCACAACAGACTTTTTCATTTATTAAAAAATGAATCACCTGAAGTATTTGAAAAGACCTTCTATCATAATGGATATCAGCGTACTTATATTCTAAAGAATGTTTTAAATTTATACAAATGGCATTCTCAACATCATTTGGAACACATCAAAATCGCAATAAAAAATGCTTAG
- a CDS encoding inositol monophosphatase, whose amino-acid sequence MDLEKICNAVIKVAIAAGEFIQKESESFTSDKIQYKDINNLVSYVDKEAEKLIVKQLLEILPEAGFITEENTIDKENKDGLNWIIDPLDGTSNFIHGLPHYSVSLALAQGNDVLLGVVYHIVKKDIYHAIKGGGAFKNQSPIKVTQSQSLSQCLFAIGFPYFKFDNMEKYIHILESLMQKTHGLRRFGSAALDLAYVAEGYYDGFFEYNLNSWDMAAGVLLVKEAGGVVTDFSGNENYLFGGDVIAGGAVHPELLKEIKRFWFID is encoded by the coding sequence ATGGATTTAGAAAAAATTTGTAATGCTGTAATAAAGGTGGCCATAGCTGCTGGAGAATTTATTCAAAAAGAATCAGAAAGTTTTACTTCAGATAAAATTCAATATAAAGACATCAATAATCTGGTATCCTATGTTGATAAAGAAGCTGAAAAGCTGATTGTCAAACAATTATTGGAAATACTGCCGGAGGCTGGTTTTATTACAGAAGAAAATACCATTGATAAGGAAAATAAGGACGGATTAAACTGGATCATAGACCCATTAGACGGCACTTCCAATTTTATCCATGGTTTGCCGCACTATTCTGTTAGCCTGGCTTTGGCACAAGGCAACGACGTGCTGCTGGGTGTGGTTTACCACATAGTGAAAAAGGACATTTACCATGCAATAAAAGGGGGAGGGGCATTTAAGAATCAATCGCCAATAAAAGTAACTCAGAGTCAATCACTTAGCCAGTGTCTTTTTGCCATAGGTTTTCCTTATTTTAAGTTCGATAACATGGAAAAATACATTCATATCCTGGAGTCTTTGATGCAAAAAACGCATGGTTTACGGAGATTTGGATCTGCCGCACTCGATTTGGCATATGTAGCCGAGGGCTATTACGATGGCTTTTTTGAATATAATCTTAACAGTTGGGACATGGCAGCCGGTGTATTACTGGTCAAGGAAGCCGGCGGTGTGGTCACAGACTTTTCGGGTAATGAAAATTACCTTTTTGGAGGTGATGTGATAGCTGGCGGAGCGGTACATCCCGAACTTTTAAAGGAAATCAAACGTTTTTGGTTTATAGATTAA
- a CDS encoding DUF4105 domain-containing protein yields MKKLFVFLMILGSFGLSAQKLSEKAQFGLVTISPGSSDDAIYQIWGHTVLHLNDPENNINECYDYGTFSFDQPGFVVKFLKGTLPYQMAKYDFQLFVDHYKNNENRSASEQILNLSAAQKQDLYDFLMHNYLPENREYRYRFFYYNCSSRIRDILTQVCKDSLQFSPTLHADSSYRQWINKYAADKQPWTNLGMQIAIGIPSDEKTKESGAMFLPDNLAIGFDSAVIVHNNVKQPFVLAKNQLTFVDEPKLPHGIFSPFVVLTLFLIIITFLSFSQKVKQKYLQWFDYSFFGFLGIAGWFLMGLWFLTDHGVTENNLNVIWAFPLFFPMIFFLKNKKIITPIFYIYLIINIILLISWKFIPQELPIAIIPVILTAFVRIYFNIKK; encoded by the coding sequence ATGAAAAAACTTTTTGTTTTTCTAATGATTTTAGGAAGTTTTGGGTTAAGTGCCCAGAAATTATCCGAAAAAGCCCAATTTGGACTGGTTACCATTTCTCCCGGTTCTTCGGACGATGCCATTTATCAGATTTGGGGGCACACCGTCTTACATCTCAATGACCCGGAAAATAATATTAATGAATGCTATGATTACGGTACATTCAGTTTTGATCAGCCAGGGTTTGTGGTAAAATTTCTGAAAGGTACTTTGCCTTATCAAATGGCAAAGTATGATTTTCAGCTTTTTGTAGACCATTACAAAAACAATGAAAACCGCTCCGCCTCAGAGCAAATCTTAAATTTATCGGCAGCTCAAAAACAGGATTTGTATGACTTCCTGATGCACAATTACCTTCCGGAAAACCGGGAATACCGTTACCGTTTTTTCTATTATAATTGTTCTAGCCGAATCAGAGATATTCTTACCCAGGTTTGTAAAGATTCGCTTCAATTTTCGCCCACGCTTCATGCTGACTCAAGTTACAGACAATGGATAAACAAATATGCAGCGGACAAGCAACCATGGACAAATTTGGGCATGCAAATCGCAATTGGTATTCCCTCCGATGAAAAAACGAAAGAATCAGGTGCTATGTTTCTTCCTGACAACCTGGCAATAGGTTTTGATTCTGCGGTAATAGTTCATAATAACGTCAAGCAACCATTTGTTTTGGCAAAAAACCAACTCACCTTTGTTGATGAACCTAAGCTTCCACATGGAATCTTCAGTCCATTTGTGGTTCTAACTTTGTTTTTAATAATCATTACTTTTTTATCATTTTCACAAAAAGTAAAACAGAAATATCTTCAATGGTTTGATTATTCGTTTTTTGGCTTTTTGGGGATTGCCGGATGGTTTTTGATGGGACTTTGGTTTCTAACAGATCACGGAGTTACTGAAAACAACCTGAATGTAATTTGGGCATTTCCTTTGTTTTTTCCGATGATATTTTTCCTGAAAAATAAAAAAATCATCACGCCAATTTTTTACATATATTTGATAATTAACATCATACTTTTAATTTCCTGGAAATTTATTCCTCAGGAATTACCAATAGCCATTATCCCGGTAATATTGACCGCTTTTGTCAGGATTTATTTCAATATCAAAAAATAA
- a CDS encoding ATP-dependent Clp protease ATP-binding subunit, giving the protein MEPKFSQRVKEVISLAREEALRLGHDYIGTEHLILGMIREGEGLGLELIQKAGLNPEELRTSIESSTRGTATNTIKNLANIPLTRQSEKVLKITHLEAKIFKSDTIGTEHLLLAVLRDDDNLGCQILNRYRINYKLIKEMLEYQLTGQEPTMDHPDTDDDDKTYGGSGGFSSQSRDPKSTEKSRTPILDNFGRDLTKMAEIGKLDPIVGREKEIERVAQILSRRKKNNPILIGEPGVGKTAIAEGLALRIVQKKVSRVLFGKRVVTLDLASLVAGTKYRGQFEERMKAVMLEIEKNPQIILFIDEVHTIVGAGGASGSLDASNMFKPALARGDIQCIGATTLDEYRQYIEKDGALARRFQMVLVDATSVDETIEILNNIKNKYEDHHNVTYSQEAVVSAVKYSERYITDRFLPDKAIDVIDEVGARVHIRNINVPQEVLDLENAVEEIKVEKNRVVKSQRYEEAAQLRDREKKLLEQLENAKQAWEEESKTQRHEVTEDHVAEVIAMMTGIPVKKVNMNEGEKILKMGDSLKGRIVGQDAAVQKLVKAIQRTRVGLKDPKKPIGTFIFLGPTGVGKTELAKALTEYLFDKEDALIRIDMSEYMEKFSISRLVGAPPGYVGYEEGGQLTEKVRRKPYSVVLLDEIEKAHPDVFNILLQVLDDGILTDSLGRRVDFRNTIIIMTSNIGVRDLKDFGAGIGFATKSRVENQDDMVKSTIQNALKKTFSPEFLNRLDDVIVFNSLSREDIHQIIEISLKKLLSRITSLGYTMELSEKAKDFIAEKGYDQQYGARPLNRAIQKYVEDQLAEEILKGTLSEGDTILVDHVDGEELLSFNKKPKEQAIEQ; this is encoded by the coding sequence ATGGAACCCAAATTTTCGCAAAGAGTTAAAGAAGTAATTTCCCTCGCCAGAGAGGAAGCTTTGAGATTGGGGCATGACTACATTGGCACCGAACACCTGATATTAGGAATGATCAGAGAAGGGGAAGGTTTGGGGCTTGAATTAATACAAAAAGCCGGTTTAAATCCCGAAGAACTGCGTACTTCTATTGAAAGTTCGACCAGAGGCACTGCCACCAATACAATTAAAAATCTGGCCAATATTCCTTTGACACGACAGTCAGAGAAAGTTTTGAAAATCACCCACCTGGAAGCCAAAATCTTCAAATCAGATACCATTGGTACTGAGCATTTGCTTTTAGCTGTGTTGAGAGATGACGACAATCTGGGTTGTCAGATTTTGAATCGCTATCGTATCAACTACAAATTAATCAAAGAAATGCTCGAATATCAGTTGACCGGTCAGGAACCCACAATGGATCACCCTGATACCGACGATGATGATAAAACCTACGGTGGAAGCGGTGGATTCTCGAGCCAAAGTCGCGATCCCAAAAGTACCGAAAAATCCAGAACCCCGATTTTAGATAATTTTGGCCGTGATTTAACCAAAATGGCCGAAATTGGCAAACTTGACCCTATAGTTGGCCGTGAAAAAGAAATTGAGCGGGTAGCTCAGATTCTTTCAAGAAGAAAGAAAAACAATCCTATACTTATTGGTGAGCCCGGAGTTGGTAAAACCGCTATAGCAGAAGGACTGGCATTAAGAATTGTTCAGAAAAAAGTTTCAAGAGTTTTATTTGGAAAAAGAGTAGTTACACTTGATCTGGCTTCTTTGGTAGCCGGTACCAAATACCGCGGACAGTTTGAGGAAAGAATGAAAGCTGTGATGCTGGAAATTGAAAAAAATCCTCAGATAATTCTTTTCATCGACGAAGTACACACTATTGTGGGTGCCGGTGGAGCCAGTGGCTCACTTGATGCTTCCAATATGTTTAAACCTGCTCTGGCACGTGGGGATATACAATGTATTGGTGCCACTACGCTGGATGAATATCGTCAATATATAGAGAAAGACGGTGCTTTAGCAAGAAGGTTCCAAATGGTTTTAGTTGATGCTACTTCGGTAGATGAAACCATAGAAATTCTGAACAATATTAAAAATAAATATGAAGACCATCACAATGTGACTTATTCACAAGAAGCGGTTGTGTCAGCAGTTAAATATAGCGAAAGATATATCACTGACCGATTCTTACCAGATAAAGCCATTGATGTAATTGATGAAGTAGGTGCCAGGGTTCATATCAGGAATATTAACGTTCCTCAGGAAGTTTTGGATCTTGAAAATGCAGTTGAAGAAATAAAAGTTGAGAAAAATCGGGTGGTAAAAAGCCAGCGGTACGAAGAGGCTGCCCAATTGCGTGACAGAGAGAAAAAACTTTTGGAACAGCTTGAAAATGCCAAGCAAGCCTGGGAGGAAGAAAGCAAAACTCAGCGTCATGAAGTAACTGAAGACCACGTGGCTGAAGTAATTGCTATGATGACGGGTATTCCTGTTAAAAAAGTAAACATGAATGAGGGCGAAAAAATCCTGAAAATGGGTGATTCGCTTAAAGGCAGAATTGTTGGTCAAGATGCTGCTGTTCAAAAACTTGTAAAAGCAATACAAAGAACCAGGGTAGGCCTAAAAGATCCAAAAAAACCAATCGGAACTTTTATTTTCCTTGGACCAACAGGCGTAGGAAAAACCGAATTGGCAAAGGCCCTGACTGAATATTTGTTCGACAAAGAAGATGCACTCATAAGAATCGATATGAGTGAATACATGGAGAAATTCTCTATCTCAAGATTGGTAGGAGCTCCTCCGGGATACGTAGGATACGAGGAAGGTGGTCAATTAACTGAAAAAGTGAGAAGAAAGCCCTATTCTGTTGTCCTTTTGGATGAAATAGAAAAAGCCCATCCTGACGTATTTAATATCCTTCTTCAGGTTTTGGATGATGGTATCCTTACCGATAGCCTTGGAAGAAGAGTTGATTTCAGAAATACTATTATCATTATGACTTCTAATATCGGAGTCAGAGATTTGAAGGACTTTGGTGCAGGCATTGGTTTTGCAACCAAATCGAGAGTTGAAAATCAGGATGATATGGTAAAAAGTACCATTCAAAATGCCTTGAAAAAAACATTTTCACCTGAATTTTTAAACAGATTGGATGATGTAATTGTCTTTAATTCGCTAAGCAGGGAAGATATACATCAGATTATTGAAATTTCTTTGAAAAAACTTCTTTCAAGAATTACAAGTTTGGGTTATACCATGGAGCTTTCCGAAAAAGCTAAAGATTTCATTGCTGAAAAAGGATATGATCAGCAATATGGTGCAAGACCATTGAATAGAGCGATTCAAAAATATGTAGAAGATCAGTTGGCCGAAGAAATACTCAAAGGAACACTTTCTGAAGGTGACACTATTTTGGTAGATCATGTGGATGGTGAAGAATTGTTGAGCTTCAATAAAAAGCCAAAAGAACAGGCAATCGAACAATAA
- a CDS encoding WbqC family protein: MIYSSNFLPCLAFMSSILKENDISINIGEQYQKQSYQTRAYILGPNKVDFINVNVKKAPNHTPIKDIKIDYSQNWNNVAWKTIQNTYKKSSYFEYYDYILEPIFSKKSEFLVDINVFALEKVFQILKIKPKISLVEYPFLEYQHEFLTFNAKKRLDLPENYLSVPYYQIFGNTFEPNLSIIDLLFSKGPDSLEILRKSASN, from the coding sequence ATGATTTATTCATCAAATTTTTTGCCATGTTTGGCTTTTATGAGCTCTATTTTGAAAGAAAATGATATTTCTATAAATATCGGGGAACAATATCAAAAACAAAGTTATCAAACCAGAGCATATATTCTGGGTCCAAATAAGGTAGATTTTATAAACGTCAACGTAAAAAAAGCCCCAAATCATACACCAATCAAAGATATAAAAATTGATTATAGTCAAAACTGGAATAATGTAGCCTGGAAGACCATTCAAAATACCTATAAAAAAAGCTCCTATTTTGAATATTATGATTATATACTGGAACCCATTTTTTCGAAAAAATCCGAATTTTTAGTCGATATTAATGTCTTTGCTTTAGAAAAAGTATTTCAGATTTTAAAAATAAAACCAAAAATATCGTTAGTAGAATATCCATTTTTGGAATATCAACATGAATTTCTTACTTTTAATGCAAAAAAAAGGCTTGATTTACCCGAAAATTACCTTTCGGTACCATATTATCAGATTTTTGGCAACACTTTTGAACCAAATCTCAGTATAATTGACTTATTATTTTCGAAAGGGCCCGATAGCCTTGAAATTTTAAGAAAATCGGCTTCAAACTAA
- a CDS encoding OmpA family protein yields the protein MRFTDEFTKEKIFPEVIISANKKEIFREKIKESAKIQLSNTNTYTVETNLEAYKKLVKTIDKREANGNELSYKILKEFYNIDFKFSEEINAEQIKTSQIKLINKQTEKEEKLVLISRNEGFSAKISPDISYLIKLNIPGFQEYSGMFALKMADATGMSYIMKLISKEKPVIEPKIQEKPVAVVETVLDVTNIKKGVKYPLPGVNFEKSKTILVPGAESKLEGLLKYLKDNPKVKVEIAGHTDNEGNDQRLNQRLSEFRAKVVANYFFNKGINSERLKTIGKGSSEPLVPNETEENKAKNRRIEIMIFDN from the coding sequence GTGAGATTCACTGATGAATTTACGAAAGAAAAGATTTTTCCTGAAGTAATAATTTCAGCAAATAAAAAGGAGATTTTTAGAGAAAAAATTAAAGAATCAGCAAAAATTCAGCTGTCAAATACAAATACTTATACCGTTGAAACCAATCTGGAAGCTTACAAAAAGTTAGTTAAAACTATCGATAAACGTGAAGCCAATGGAAATGAGTTATCATATAAAATACTTAAGGAATTTTATAACATTGATTTTAAATTCAGTGAAGAAATTAATGCTGAACAAATAAAGACTTCACAAATCAAACTCATAAATAAACAGACTGAAAAAGAAGAAAAACTGGTATTAATTTCAAGAAATGAAGGGTTTTCAGCGAAGATTTCACCCGATATTTCCTATTTAATTAAGCTAAATATTCCTGGTTTTCAGGAGTATTCCGGTATGTTTGCCTTGAAAATGGCCGATGCTACCGGCATGAGTTATATTATGAAACTCATCTCGAAAGAAAAACCTGTGATTGAACCAAAAATTCAAGAGAAGCCTGTTGCAGTTGTGGAAACGGTATTGGATGTAACAAATATAAAAAAAGGTGTTAAATATCCGCTCCCGGGAGTCAATTTTGAAAAGAGTAAAACTATCCTTGTACCAGGTGCTGAATCAAAACTGGAAGGATTATTGAAATATTTGAAGGATAATCCTAAAGTCAAGGTGGAAATCGCCGGGCATACTGATAATGAAGGTAATGACCAAAGACTCAATCAGAGACTTTCTGAGTTCAGAGCCAAAGTGGTTGCCAATTACTTCTTCAATAAAGGCATAAATTCAGAAAGGTTAAAAACTATCGGTAAAGGTTCTTCTGAGCCTTTGGTTCCAAATGAAACCGAGGAAAATAAAGCCAAAAACAGAAGAATTGAAATTATGATTTTTGATAATTAA